AGCAGAGCCAGGAGCGATCCGGCGGCGCCGTATGCCGACGTGAAAGAACTGCGGCCCAGATAGAGTCCGATTCCGATCTTGCCGATTGCGAATAAGGCAGCGGTCGCGGCGGCTCCGACCCAGACATCGCTCCATGCGATGTTGACGTCCGGAAGAATCTTGAAGATCGCGGCGAACAGGGCCGTGGTCACCACGAACGACAAAGCGAGGTCGGCGAGCGGCCAGAGCCCGGCGGTGAAGGGAAGTATTGTCTGGAAATATCGTGTGACATTGGCGAGAAATGTCGTCAATGCCAGCGAGAAGAGCAGCACTGCAGAAAAGGCCACGATCATCAGAAAGGAAAACAGACGGGTTCTCAGAATGTCCCACCAGAACCGGCGGGGTTTCGGCGTGACCTCCCAGATCGTGTTCATGGCATCCTGCAGCTGGCCGAACATGCCGGTGGCCGCGATGAGCAGCGTGATGACGCTCAATGCCGTCGCCGTTCTGGTGCCGCCCGCATTTTGCACGCCACGAAGGATTGCAACAATCGCGTCCGCCGCATTCGCACCGGCCATCACGGAAATCTGGGCTCGAACGGTCTGGAGCGTGTCTCCCTTGTAGAAGAAACCCATGACCTCCATGAACAGCACGAAAAGCGGGGCGATGGAAAATGCCGCATAATATGCGACCGCTGCCCCGAGGCGCGGAGCCTTGTCTTCCAGCCACTCGTTGAAGGTTGTCCCCAGCAAGCCCCAGAAATGGCACATATTGAATTAGACGTGAATTCAGGCCCGTAGGGCCGTCAGACTGTAGCCCAAAATGTAGTCGCGGGCTTTAGCCCGCGTTCCAGGCCGTCTTCGGGCGGCAGTCTACACCGTGGACGATCCTGTCACAACCTGAATCCGTTTCATCCGTTTCATCTGTTGGGTCCGTGGCTTATCATGGGAGGTTATGCCTAATGACCGATTTCGAAACATAGCAATCATCGCGCACGTTGATCACGGCAAGACCACTCTTGTCGATGCCATGCTGCGCCAGAGCGGAATTTTCCGGGTAAACGAAGAAGTGGTCGAGCGGGTCATGGACTCCAACGACCTTGAGCGCGAACGGGGAATCACAATTCTTGCCAAGACCACCGGCATTCGCTATCACGGGGTGAAGATCAATATCGTCGACACTCCCGGCCACAGCGATTTCGGGGGCGAAGTGGAACGGGCGCTGAAGATGGTGGATGGCGTCGTTCTGCTCGTCGATTCGAGCGAAGGGCCGCTGCCGCAGACGCGATACGTTTTGATGAAGGCGCTGGAGGCCAAACTTCCTGCGATCGTCGTCATCAACAAAATCGATCGCCCGGATGCGCGCATTCAGGAAGTGATGAATGAGATCTTTGATCTCTTCATTGATCTGGATGCCACCGAGGAGCAACTCGATTTTCCGGTCATCTATACGAATGCCCGGGCCGGCATCGCCAAGACTTCGCTTGAAGATGAATCCGCCGCGGACCTCCGGCCTCTGTTCGAAGCGATTGTGACGCGCATTCCCGATCCGCCGGGTGATCCCGAGGGCATATTGCAGATCCTGGTCGCGAATCTCGACTACAGCGACTACCTCGGCCGGCTTGCCATTGTCCGGGTTTTCAACGGCACCCTTCGGCTCGGCGACGAAGTCGGCATCGTCAAGCTCGACGGCGCGCTGCAAAAGACCAAAATCACCAAGCTGTATTCCTTCGAAGGGCTGAAACGCGTCGACGAAACAGTGGGACATCCCGGCGACATTCTGGCGATCGCCGGCGTCGAAGGCATCAACATCGGTGAGACGGTGACGAACCCCGAAAACCCTCTTCCGCTGCCGCACATCCAGATCGATGAGCCGACGATCGCGATGATA
This genomic window from Terriglobia bacterium contains:
- a CDS encoding YihY/virulence factor BrkB family protein; this encodes MCHFWGLLGTTFNEWLEDKAPRLGAAVAYYAAFSIAPLFVLFMEVMGFFYKGDTLQTVRAQISVMAGANAADAIVAILRGVQNAGGTRTATALSVITLLIAATGMFGQLQDAMNTIWEVTPKPRRFWWDILRTRLFSFLMIVAFSAVLLFSLALTTFLANVTRYFQTILPFTAGLWPLADLALSFVVTTALFAAIFKILPDVNIAWSDVWVGAAATAALFAIGKIGIGLYLGRSSFTSAYGAAGSLLALLAWVYFSSQILFFGAELTFVYAREYKHRFRPARGAVFLTEEMRIKQGIPHTETIDEAFKKKIA
- the typA gene encoding translational GTPase TypA gives rise to the protein MPNDRFRNIAIIAHVDHGKTTLVDAMLRQSGIFRVNEEVVERVMDSNDLERERGITILAKTTGIRYHGVKINIVDTPGHSDFGGEVERALKMVDGVVLLVDSSEGPLPQTRYVLMKALEAKLPAIVVINKIDRPDARIQEVMNEIFDLFIDLDATEEQLDFPVIYTNARAGIAKTSLEDESAADLRPLFEAIVTRIPDPPGDPEGILQILVANLDYSDYLGRLAIVRVFNGTLRLGDEVGIVKLDGALQKTKITKLYSFEGLKRVDETVGHPGDILAIAGVEGINIGETVTNPENPLPLPHIQIDEPTIAMIFTINTSPFAGREGQYVTSRNLRERLEKELLTNVSIRVEEAGGPDAFRVMGRGELQLAILIETMRREGYELTAGKPEILTKSIGEKLHEPVELLIIDCPESFLGVVIEKLGSRKGKMVKMVNHGSGRVRLEFHVPTRGLIGLRSEILTDTRGTAIMNSLFHGYIEWQGEIPMRPTGSLVADRAGKTTAYAIWNLQERGEIFVTPGTEVYEGMIVGENARSVDLDVNIVKEKKLTNMRSSTADEAIRLVPPRILNLEQAIEFIREDEFVEVTPQTIRLRKKVLQANKR